CCGCGCCGGTGCGCTCGGCCATCCCGGCCGCCGGGTGCTCGCGGTAGCTCATCCCGGTCGCGGCGAGGAGCGTTCGCGTCACGATCTCGCGGCTGTCGGCGACCGTGAGGCGCTTGTACCCCCCGTCGAAGGAGACCGCCGTCACTTCCAGCGGCGCCAGGAACTCGGCGCCGAGCCGCTGTGCCTGCGTCAGCGCGCGGCGGGTCAGCTCGCTTCCGGAGACCCCGGCCGGAAAGCCGAGATAGTTCTCGATGCGCGAGCTCGTGCCCGCCTGCCCGCCGGGAGCGTGGCGGTCCAGGAGCAGGGTCCGCAGCCCTTCCGACGCGCCGTACACGGCGGCCGCGAGGCCGGCCGGACCCGCGCCGACGATCACGAGGTCGTAGACGTCGTACGCCGCCGAGAGGGACCGGCCGAGCCGCTCGGCGACCTCGCGGGGCTCGGGATTGCGGAGCACCGCGCCGTCCTCGAAGAGCAGTGCCGGGAGCTCTTCGGCGCCCACACCGGCGGCGTCGAGGAGCGCGCGCGCGTCCGGGTCCCGCTCGACGTCGATCCAGCGGTAGGGAACCAGATTGCTCGCGAGGAACTCCTTGACCGCGTGCGACCGCGGCGACCACTGGTGTCCGACGAGCCTCAACCCTTTCGCCTCGGGGAGGTACTCGGCCTGCCACGCGTCGAGGAGGTCGTCGATCACCGGGAAGAGCCGCTCCTCGGGCGGGTCCCAGGGCTTGGACAGGTAGTGATCGAGATGCGCCTCGTTGATCGCCCGGACGGCCGCGTCGATGTCCGAATAGGCGGTGAGGAGGACGCGCCGCGCGAGCGGGTACGTCTCGCGCGACTGCGCGAGCACCTCGGTCCCGAGCATGCCCGGCATGCGCTGGTCGGAGAGGACCAGCGCCAGGGACTCCCCGCGGCTCTTGAGCTCCCTGACCGTCGCCAGCGCCTCTTCCCCGGAGGACGCGCTCAATACGGCGTAGCGGTCCCGGTACCGCGAGCGCAGGTCGCGCCGCACGGCGGCGAGCACCTGAGGATCGTCGTCGACGACGAGAAGGACGGGCTTGTTCACGGCTTGCCCGCGGCGGCCCCGGCCCCGGCGATCGGCAGCACGACCCGGAACTCCGTCCGGCCCGGCTGCGACTCGACGGAGATTTCGCCGCCGTTGTGGACGACGAGGCGCCGGACGATGTCGAGGCCCAGCCCCGTTCCCTCGCCCATCGGCTTGGTGGTGAAGAACGGGTCGAAGATGCGTTCCCGGATCTCCGCGGGGATGCCGGACCCGTTGTCGATGACGCGAACCACGGCGGCGCCGTCCTCACGGTTCGCCCGTACTTCGACGCGGCCGGCGTCGGGAATGGCGTCGAGCGCGTTGTCGATCAGGTTCGCCCAGATCTGGTTGAGCTCGCCGACGAAGCCGCGGGCGGGGGGCAGACCGGGCTCGACGTCGACGGCGACGGAGGCCGACTTGCTCCGCGCCTTCGCCTTGAGCACGGCGACCGTGTCGTTCAGGCCGCGCGTCAGATCGACCGATTCCGGCACGTTGGCCTGGTCCATGTGGGTGAAGCCCTTGATCGCCGCGACCAGGCCCGAGATGCGCTCCGCCGCCTCCTGGATTTCGGAGGCGAGACTGCGGACGTAGCAGCCGGCCGCGACCCACCGCAGCGCGGCGTTCAACGCCGGTCCTTCGACCGCGGCGGCGAGGCGATCGAGCGCGTCGAACGTCACGGCGGTTTCGGCGAGCGCCTCCGCGCTGCCGGGGTCGAGGCCGCGGCTCTCGAGCCAGTCGGCGATTCCCTCCTCGCGCTCGGCCTGCTCGATCGGCGACCGCACGCCGCCCGTGCGCGTGTCGTGGCAGGAAGCGCGAATCGCGTCGAGGGCGGCGAGCTGCGCTTCGGTCAGCCGCGCCGCGCCGAGCGCCCGCGTGGCCCGCTCGACGTCCTCGAGGCGGCTTTCGAGGATCGCCGCGCTGCGGTCGATCGCCGACGCCGGGTTGTTCAGCTCGTGCGCCAGCCCCGCGGACAATTTT
This DNA window, taken from Thermoanaerobaculia bacterium, encodes the following:
- a CDS encoding FAD-dependent oxidoreductase, giving the protein MNKPVLLVVDDDPQVLAAVRRDLRSRYRDRYAVLSASSGEEALATVRELKSRGESLALVLSDQRMPGMLGTEVLAQSRETYPLARRVLLTAYSDIDAAVRAINEAHLDHYLSKPWDPPEERLFPVIDDLLDAWQAEYLPEAKGLRLVGHQWSPRSHAVKEFLASNLVPYRWIDVERDPDARALLDAAGVGAEELPALLFEDGAVLRNPEPREVAERLGRSLSAAYDVYDLVIVGAGPAGLAAAVYGASEGLRTLLLDRHAPGGQAGTSSRIENYLGFPAGVSGSELTRRALTQAQRLGAEFLAPLEVTAVSFDGGYKRLTVADSREIVTRTLLAATGMSYREHPAAGMAERTGAGVYYGTATTEAPAFSGRRVLVVGGGNSAGQAAMHLARYAKEVHIVVRRESLRETMSQYLIDQIGKTPNIRLRPLTEVDRVDGQARVECVSLRSCGDGRCAVEEADAVFVFIGTRPRSEWLPPDVLRDAKGFVLTGRDLVSAEAYPRIWKERREPLPLESSVPGVFAAGDVRAGAMNRVAAAVGEGSMMVWLAHQYLALT
- a CDS encoding ATP-binding protein; translated protein: MTDNTELVDRLARHRGLAAAPREELAWLAAHGTLRRLNTGDLLLSKDQPVENLWVVLSGRVAIFVDRGAGPHKMMEWHEGDLTGLLPYSRLKNPPGDSIAQEASEILAVPRDCLPEMIRECHEITSILVHNMLDRARFFTSRDLHDEKMVSLGKLSAGLAHELNNPASAIDRSAAILESRLEDVERATRALGAARLTEAQLAALDAIRASCHDTRTGGVRSPIEQAEREEGIADWLESRGLDPGSAEALAETAVTFDALDRLAAAVEGPALNAALRWVAAGCYVRSLASEIQEAAERISGLVAAIKGFTHMDQANVPESVDLTRGLNDTVAVLKAKARSKSASVAVDVEPGLPPARGFVGELNQIWANLIDNALDAIPDAGRVEVRANREDGAAVVRVIDNGSGIPAEIRERIFDPFFTTKPMGEGTGLGLDIVRRLVVHNGGEISVESQPGRTEFRVVLPIAGAGAAAGKP